One stretch of Streptomyces sp. 135 DNA includes these proteins:
- a CDS encoding CGNR zinc finger domain-containing protein, with translation MASPAAPGILMRAHSGATYRFDPGALCLELLTTGGPGAFRRYETLHAPEDLAAWAGRSRLTPTPALEVSAADVAHARRLRDALFRVTTARAEGGSAAPADLGTVNEAAARPPLVPAVGPDGERRWARDCDGPGLLSTVARDAVELLTGPFAHRVRVCASDNCHLIYVDTSRPGRRRWCSMEHCGNLHKVRTLRARRAADERDG, from the coding sequence ATGGCATCGCCCGCGGCCCCCGGCATCCTGATGCGCGCCCACAGCGGCGCCACGTACCGCTTCGACCCGGGTGCGCTCTGCCTGGAGCTGCTGACCACCGGAGGCCCCGGCGCGTTCCGCCGCTACGAGACGCTGCACGCCCCCGAGGACCTGGCCGCCTGGGCCGGGCGCTCGCGGCTGACGCCGACACCCGCCCTGGAGGTGTCCGCGGCTGACGTGGCGCACGCGCGGCGGCTGCGGGACGCGCTGTTCCGGGTGACGACGGCCCGGGCCGAGGGCGGGAGCGCCGCCCCGGCCGACCTCGGCACCGTCAACGAAGCGGCGGCCCGTCCGCCGCTGGTCCCCGCCGTCGGACCGGACGGTGAGCGCCGCTGGGCACGGGACTGCGACGGGCCGGGGCTGCTCTCCACCGTCGCGCGGGACGCCGTCGAACTGCTGACGGGGCCGTTCGCGCACCGCGTCCGCGTCTGCGCGTCCGACAACTGTCACCTGATCTACGTCGACACCTCCCGCCCCGGCCGCCGCCGCTGGTGCTCGATGGAGCACTGCGGCAACCTCCACAAGGTACGGACGCTGCGCGCGCGCCGCGCAGCGGACGAGCGGGACGGATGA
- a CDS encoding PPOX class F420-dependent oxidoreductase, whose translation MDDTPWARLGAGKYLLVSSYRKDGTLVPSPVWVVPDGDALGIWTAGDSWKVKRIRRRADVMVGPCDLRGNPTGKQVPATAEICPPEVTAGYRRLIARKYGVIGFLTLLGSRLRRGLKGTVGIRITPAPPR comes from the coding sequence ATGGACGACACTCCCTGGGCACGGCTCGGCGCCGGAAAGTACCTGCTGGTCAGCAGTTACCGAAAGGACGGCACCCTCGTGCCGAGCCCCGTCTGGGTCGTCCCGGACGGCGACGCCCTCGGGATCTGGACCGCCGGGGACTCGTGGAAGGTGAAGCGCATCCGCCGGCGCGCGGACGTCATGGTCGGCCCGTGTGACCTGCGGGGCAATCCGACGGGCAAGCAGGTGCCCGCCACCGCCGAGATCTGCCCGCCCGAGGTCACCGCGGGCTACCGCCGCCTCATCGCCCGCAAGTACGGGGTGATCGGCTTCCTCACGCTGCTCGGCAGCAGGCTACGGCGCGGGCTGAAGGGCACGGTCGGCATCCGCATCACGCCCGCGCCGCCGCGCTGA
- a CDS encoding M13-type metalloendopeptidase: MSILDDARPGMNPEIRPQDDLFGHVNGRWLDTEKIPEDRSSWGPFVQLADTAEEQVKEIIQELAAEASGAPSEDARKIAALYASFMDEETIAARGLAPAQPLIDEVGRVRDVRELAAFLGRFERIGGSGLFGSYIDSDDRDSDRYLFNILQGGLGLPDESYYRDEKFAEIREKYVAHLTRLLALGGHAAPEAAAKTVLALETRLAAGHWERAETRDVLKTYNLTTLDELLALAPEFDWRGYVEGLGGSEAAIAETCVRQPSYLAHLSTVLAETPIEQWRDWALTRVLRACSPYLTDEFVRNNFEFYGRTLNGTPELRARWKRAVAFVEGAIGKAVGKEYVTRHFPPSSKAIMDDLVANLLEAYRQSIARLDWMTDETKERAYEKLATFRPKIGYPDTFRDYSALQVSADDLLGNAQAAAAFESDRQLAKIGSPVDRDEWFMLPQTVNAYYNPGTNEICFPAGILQKPFFSPDADPAENYGGIGAVIGHEIGHGFDDQGAQYDGAGNLNDWWTAADKAAFEAKSKALVKQYDGFSPRNLPGEFVNGSLTVGENIGDLGGLTIGHTAYLISLDGAPMPESDGMTGSQRLFKNWAYCWRTMRRKEQEQQYLTIDPHSPPEFRANIVRNLDEFHEAFGTVEGDGLWLDPAERVRIW, translated from the coding sequence ATGAGCATTCTGGATGACGCCCGCCCGGGCATGAACCCCGAGATCCGCCCGCAGGACGACCTGTTCGGACACGTGAACGGCCGCTGGCTGGACACCGAGAAGATCCCCGAGGACCGCTCCAGCTGGGGCCCCTTCGTGCAGCTGGCCGACACGGCCGAGGAGCAGGTCAAGGAGATCATCCAGGAACTGGCGGCGGAGGCCTCGGGCGCCCCGTCCGAGGACGCCCGGAAGATCGCCGCGCTGTACGCCTCCTTCATGGACGAGGAGACCATCGCCGCCCGCGGGCTCGCCCCCGCGCAGCCCCTGATCGACGAGGTCGGCCGGGTGCGGGACGTGCGTGAGCTCGCCGCGTTCCTCGGCCGCTTCGAGCGTATCGGCGGCTCGGGGCTCTTCGGCTCGTACATCGACTCCGACGACCGCGACTCCGACCGCTACCTCTTCAACATCCTCCAGGGCGGCCTCGGCCTGCCCGACGAGTCGTACTACCGCGACGAGAAGTTCGCCGAGATCCGGGAGAAGTACGTCGCCCACCTCACCCGGCTCCTCGCGCTCGGCGGGCACGCCGCCCCCGAGGCCGCCGCGAAGACCGTGCTCGCGCTGGAGACGCGGCTCGCCGCCGGGCACTGGGAGCGCGCCGAGACCCGCGACGTACTGAAGACCTACAACCTCACGACGCTGGACGAACTCCTCGCCCTGGCGCCCGAGTTCGACTGGCGCGGCTACGTCGAGGGGCTCGGCGGCTCGGAGGCCGCGATCGCCGAGACGTGCGTACGCCAGCCGTCCTATCTCGCGCACCTCTCCACGGTCCTCGCCGAGACGCCGATCGAGCAGTGGCGGGACTGGGCGCTGACGCGGGTGCTCCGCGCCTGCTCCCCATACCTCACCGACGAGTTCGTGCGGAACAACTTCGAGTTCTACGGCCGCACCCTGAACGGCACCCCCGAGCTGCGCGCCCGCTGGAAGCGGGCCGTGGCCTTCGTCGAGGGCGCCATCGGCAAGGCCGTCGGCAAGGAGTACGTCACGCGGCACTTCCCGCCGTCGTCCAAGGCGATCATGGACGACCTCGTCGCCAACCTCCTGGAGGCCTACCGCCAGTCGATCGCCCGCCTGGACTGGATGACCGACGAGACGAAGGAGCGGGCGTACGAGAAGCTCGCCACGTTCCGCCCCAAGATCGGTTACCCCGACACCTTCCGTGACTACTCGGCGCTCCAGGTCAGCGCCGACGACCTGCTCGGCAACGCGCAGGCGGCGGCCGCGTTCGAGTCGGACCGGCAGCTCGCCAAGATCGGTTCGCCGGTCGACCGCGACGAGTGGTTCATGCTGCCGCAGACGGTCAACGCGTACTACAACCCGGGCACCAACGAGATCTGCTTCCCCGCGGGCATCCTGCAGAAGCCGTTCTTCTCGCCCGACGCCGACCCGGCGGAGAACTACGGCGGCATCGGCGCGGTCATCGGCCACGAGATCGGCCACGGCTTCGACGACCAGGGCGCGCAGTACGACGGCGCGGGCAACCTCAACGACTGGTGGACGGCCGCCGACAAGGCCGCGTTCGAGGCCAAGTCGAAGGCGCTGGTCAAGCAGTACGACGGCTTCTCGCCCCGCAACCTCCCCGGCGAGTTCGTCAACGGCTCTCTGACGGTCGGCGAGAACATCGGCGACCTCGGCGGCCTGACCATCGGGCACACCGCGTACCTCATCTCGCTCGACGGGGCGCCGATGCCCGAGAGCGACGGCATGACCGGCTCGCAGCGGCTCTTCAAGAACTGGGCGTACTGCTGGCGGACCATGCGCCGCAAGGAGCAGGAGCAGCAGTACCTCACGATCGACCCGCACTCGCCGCCGGAGTTTCGCGCCAACATCGTCCGCAACCTCGACGAGTTCCACGAGGCGTTCGGCACGGTGGAGGGCGACGGCCTGTGGCTGGACCCGGCGGAGCGCGTGCGGATCTGGTGA
- a CDS encoding alpha/beta hydrolase — translation MSTFSAPDGTRLAYHVLGGEADPERRTGPAGAAPVVCLPGGPMQASAYLGDLGGLSAHRPLAMLDLRGTGASEVPRDTASYRCDRLVDDVEALREHLGLDTMDLLAHSGGTNLAVLYAARHPERVARLALITPSVLAVGITVTGEVRRQTALLRRDEPWFPTAFAALEAVVTGRATAESWQAMTPFSYGRWDGTARAHRAAEDEQRNDEAAAAFGGEGAYDPESTRAALARFASPVLVLAGEADLNSPPPAMAEVAALFPHAELVVQPGAAHFPWLDDPARFTAATAAFLA, via the coding sequence ATGTCTACCTTCTCCGCGCCCGACGGCACCCGACTCGCCTACCACGTACTCGGAGGCGAAGCGGACCCCGAGCGGCGCACGGGTCCGGCCGGCGCCGCCCCGGTGGTCTGTCTGCCCGGCGGCCCCATGCAGGCCTCCGCGTACCTCGGCGACCTCGGCGGCCTGAGCGCGCACCGCCCGCTGGCCATGCTGGACCTCCGGGGGACCGGCGCCTCCGAGGTGCCGCGGGACACCGCCTCGTACCGCTGCGACCGCCTCGTCGACGACGTGGAGGCGCTGCGCGAGCACCTGGGCCTCGACACGATGGACCTGCTCGCGCACTCCGGCGGTACGAACCTCGCCGTGCTGTACGCCGCCCGCCACCCCGAACGCGTCGCGAGGCTCGCGCTGATCACGCCCAGCGTGCTGGCCGTCGGCATCACGGTCACCGGTGAGGTACGGCGGCAGACGGCGCTGCTGCGCCGGGACGAGCCGTGGTTCCCGACGGCGTTCGCGGCCCTGGAGGCGGTCGTGACCGGGCGGGCGACCGCCGAGTCCTGGCAGGCCATGACGCCGTTCTCCTACGGCCGCTGGGACGGGACCGCGCGGGCCCACCGGGCGGCCGAGGACGAGCAGCGCAACGACGAGGCCGCGGCGGCCTTCGGCGGCGAGGGCGCCTACGACCCCGAGAGCACCCGCGCCGCGCTCGCCCGCTTCGCATCGCCGGTGCTGGTGCTCGCCGGGGAGGCCGATCTGAACTCGCCGCCGCCCGCCATGGCCGAGGTCGCCGCCCTCTTCCCGCACGCCGAGCTCGTCGTGCAGCCCGGCGCCGCCCACTTCCCGTGGCTGGACGACCCCGCACGGTTCACGGCGGCCACCGCCGCCTTCCTCGCCTGA
- a CDS encoding NmrA family NAD(P)-binding protein: protein MPFDWGDAATHGPALEGVRRVYLVPPTGEPDPAAYLLPFLDLARRAGVDRVVLLNSSAIAETDGGLGEVHRALRARFPQWTVLRPSWFMQNFSGDHPHARGIRERGEIVTATGDGRVAFVDAEDIAAVGARALTHERPHNTAHLITGPQALSYAEVAATLSRVTGRAVRHRAVPRATLRDRLAADGIPERFADLLAGMDEAIAQGAEDRTSPAVGQVTGRAPRSFADFAAAHAAASRGGIHAPPRPGASRHRRGADQPPPRAPAAFSSRAASGTPSGRARPTMPSSSRWR from the coding sequence GTGCCCTTCGACTGGGGTGACGCGGCGACCCACGGCCCGGCCCTGGAAGGCGTGCGCCGCGTCTATCTCGTCCCGCCCACCGGCGAGCCGGACCCCGCCGCGTACCTGCTGCCGTTCCTCGACCTGGCGCGCCGGGCCGGGGTCGACCGTGTGGTGCTGCTCAACTCCTCGGCCATCGCGGAGACGGACGGCGGCCTCGGCGAGGTCCATCGCGCGCTCCGCGCGCGGTTCCCGCAGTGGACCGTGCTGCGGCCCTCCTGGTTCATGCAGAACTTCAGCGGTGACCATCCGCACGCCCGCGGCATCCGAGAGCGCGGCGAGATCGTGACGGCCACCGGGGACGGCCGGGTCGCGTTCGTGGACGCCGAGGACATCGCGGCCGTCGGCGCCCGGGCCCTGACGCACGAGCGCCCGCACAACACCGCCCACCTCATCACCGGCCCCCAGGCGCTGAGTTACGCCGAAGTCGCGGCGACCCTCTCCCGTGTCACGGGCAGGGCCGTGCGCCATCGCGCCGTCCCTCGCGCGACGCTGCGGGACCGGCTGGCCGCCGACGGCATCCCGGAACGCTTCGCCGACCTCCTCGCCGGCATGGACGAGGCGATCGCCCAGGGAGCGGAGGACCGGACGAGCCCGGCCGTGGGACAGGTCACGGGCCGCGCGCCGCGCTCCTTCGCCGACTTCGCCGCGGCGCACGCGGCCGCCTCGCGCGGCGGTATCCACGCGCCGCCCCGGCCCGGCGCAAGCCGTCACCGGCGCGGGGCGGATCAGCCCCCGCCCCGCGCCCCGGCGGCCTTCTCCTCGCGCGCCGCGAGCGGCACCCCGAGCGGACGGGCGAGGCCTACGATGCCTTCGTCGAGCCGCTGGAGGTGA
- a CDS encoding FUSC family protein: MAVARRTAKSVWDRFSASDPGLLRLMAGLRTVGAILLALAVLALVGTPVTHLVAGAMTAMAATFAIQEKEVRGQAVTLALGLPVALAAISLGALLNSRVIAGDVFFVMLIFGAVYSRRFGDRGTALGLIGFQVYFVSLFVSASVSALPELFLTLTIAFVCSAIARFALVPETPERTLARLREAFRARLAQLVAHQIELLDADAGDVDAVLADLRRSTARLHEAALMIQGRLEEGTRDASAAALLQRRVADAEIAAERLGVLLLNARSAERVETLTLHLPNASASMPARARIAQDAGSALRRDLRALHLLVVRLVPDDRGTALPYLRNRLLGYREEQGLPQGSPAVQDCFRAVGEAARAILGLRLAVNAAQDEEYDTPEAARSREEFEAEEISISGEAAEAAEQEPTGLRRPTTRAAVQVSVGSALAIVGGEFLSTQRWYWAVLTCWVVFLNTASTGEILVKGYRRLVGTVLGVVAGVALAGAVGNHTWIAFALVLLCVFGMFFTAPLSYALMSFFVTAMLGLLYTLLNTYSLDVLVLRVEETALGAACGIIAAVLVLPVRTSHRTDEELGTVLARLRDVVSAAVAQLSGGPPVDLVDLARDLDTALDDLRSSTKPLTHPIAPLRARRQNARYVVALLETCAYHARSLAATAELVPSSKSVAADARLALAGRRITHNIDLIAAHVRDEETDGEIESGASIASMLDSGRHEVLRTGSVAFRVLRHLQRLDEGIVGLARPLGVPLAAREEKAAGARGGG, translated from the coding sequence ATGGCAGTGGCACGAAGGACAGCGAAGAGCGTCTGGGACCGGTTCTCGGCGTCGGACCCAGGACTTCTGCGTCTGATGGCGGGGTTGCGCACGGTCGGGGCGATCCTCCTCGCGCTCGCCGTGCTCGCCCTCGTCGGCACCCCGGTGACGCATCTCGTGGCGGGCGCGATGACGGCGATGGCCGCCACGTTCGCGATCCAGGAGAAGGAGGTGCGCGGCCAGGCGGTCACGCTGGCGCTCGGCCTGCCCGTGGCGCTCGCGGCGATATCCCTGGGCGCGCTCCTCAACTCCCGTGTGATCGCCGGTGACGTCTTCTTCGTCATGCTGATCTTCGGGGCGGTGTACTCGCGCCGGTTCGGCGACCGGGGCACCGCGCTCGGCCTGATCGGCTTCCAGGTCTACTTCGTCTCGCTCTTCGTGAGCGCGTCCGTGTCGGCCCTGCCCGAGCTGTTCCTGACCCTCACCATCGCCTTCGTATGCAGTGCGATCGCGCGGTTCGCCCTGGTGCCGGAGACGCCCGAACGCACGCTGGCGCGGTTGCGCGAGGCGTTCCGGGCACGGCTCGCCCAGCTCGTGGCCCACCAGATCGAACTCCTCGACGCCGACGCCGGGGACGTCGACGCGGTCCTGGCCGATCTGCGGCGCAGCACCGCCCGGCTGCACGAGGCCGCGCTGATGATCCAGGGCCGGCTGGAGGAGGGTACGCGCGACGCGTCCGCGGCGGCGCTGCTCCAGCGCAGGGTCGCCGACGCGGAGATCGCCGCGGAGCGCCTCGGCGTCCTGCTCCTCAACGCCCGCAGCGCCGAGCGTGTGGAGACGCTGACGCTGCATCTGCCGAACGCGTCGGCGTCCATGCCGGCGCGCGCCCGGATCGCGCAGGACGCGGGCTCGGCGCTGCGCCGGGATCTGCGGGCCCTGCACCTGCTCGTGGTGCGTCTGGTGCCCGACGACCGCGGCACGGCGCTCCCTTACCTGCGCAACCGGCTGCTCGGTTACCGCGAGGAGCAGGGTCTTCCGCAGGGTTCGCCCGCCGTGCAGGACTGTTTCCGCGCGGTCGGTGAGGCGGCGCGCGCCATCTTGGGTCTGCGGCTCGCGGTGAACGCCGCACAGGACGAGGAGTACGACACTCCGGAAGCGGCGCGCTCCCGTGAGGAGTTCGAGGCGGAGGAGATATCGATCTCCGGTGAGGCCGCGGAGGCCGCCGAGCAGGAGCCGACCGGGCTGCGGCGCCCCACCACCAGGGCGGCCGTGCAGGTCTCGGTGGGCTCCGCGCTGGCCATCGTCGGGGGCGAGTTCCTGTCCACGCAGCGCTGGTACTGGGCGGTGCTGACCTGCTGGGTCGTCTTCCTCAACACCGCCTCCACCGGCGAGATCCTGGTCAAGGGCTACCGCCGGCTGGTCGGCACGGTGCTCGGCGTGGTGGCGGGGGTGGCGCTGGCCGGTGCCGTCGGGAACCACACGTGGATCGCGTTCGCCCTGGTCCTCCTCTGTGTCTTCGGGATGTTCTTCACCGCCCCGTTGTCGTACGCGCTGATGTCCTTCTTCGTCACGGCGATGCTGGGCCTGCTCTACACGCTGCTCAACACCTACAGCCTGGACGTCCTGGTGCTGCGCGTCGAGGAGACGGCACTCGGCGCGGCCTGCGGCATCATCGCGGCGGTCCTCGTCCTGCCGGTGCGTACGTCGCACCGCACCGACGAGGAGCTCGGCACCGTCCTCGCGCGCCTGCGGGACGTCGTCTCGGCGGCGGTGGCGCAGCTCAGCGGCGGGCCCCCGGTCGACCTCGTGGACCTGGCACGGGACTTGGACACGGCGCTGGACGATCTGCGCAGCTCCACGAAGCCGTTGACGCATCCGATCGCCCCGCTGCGGGCCCGGCGGCAGAACGCCCGCTATGTGGTGGCGCTCCTGGAGACCTGTGCCTACCACGCGCGTTCGCTGGCGGCGACGGCCGAGCTGGTGCCCTCCAGCAAGAGCGTGGCGGCGGACGCGCGGCTGGCTCTCGCCGGGCGGCGCATCACGCACAACATCGATCTGATCGCCGCGCACGTACGGGACGAGGAGACCGACGGGGAGATCGAGTCGGGGGCGAGCATCGCCTCGATGCTGGACAGCGGCCGTCACGAGGTGCTGCGCACCGGTTCTGTCGCCTTCCGGGTGCTGCGTCACCTCCAGCGGCTCGACGAAGGCATCGTAGGCCTCGCCCGTCCGCTCGGGGTGCCGCTCGCGGCGCGCGAGGAGAAGGCCGCCGGGGCGCGGGGCGGGGGCTGA
- a CDS encoding peroxiredoxin: MTARVAVGDTVEDFTLPDETGVPRALSELLEDGPVVLFFYPAALTPGCTAEACHFRDLATEFAEAGARPVGISADAVERQREFNERHSLGLPLLSDTEGQVRDRFGVTRGFSLAPTKRVTFVIDQGRTVAEVVRSELRMSAHADRALAAVRRLKESQA, encoded by the coding sequence ATGACGGCGCGCGTGGCGGTCGGGGACACCGTCGAGGACTTCACGCTGCCGGACGAGACCGGCGTCCCGCGTGCACTCTCCGAACTCCTCGAAGACGGCCCGGTCGTCCTGTTCTTCTACCCGGCGGCCCTCACTCCGGGCTGCACGGCCGAGGCCTGCCACTTCCGCGACCTCGCGACGGAGTTCGCCGAGGCCGGCGCGCGGCCGGTGGGCATCAGCGCCGACGCGGTCGAACGCCAGCGGGAGTTCAACGAACGGCACAGCCTCGGCCTCCCCCTCCTCTCGGACACCGAGGGCCAGGTGCGCGACCGGTTCGGCGTGACCCGCGGCTTCTCGCTGGCGCCCACCAAGCGCGTCACGTTCGTGATCGACCAGGGCCGGACCGTCGCCGAAGTCGTCCGCAGCGAACTGCGCATGAGCGCGCACGCCGACCGCGCCCTGGCCGCCGTACGACGCCTCAAGGAGAGCCAGGCCTGA
- a CDS encoding DUF1338 family protein: MTIAPWRLRAAFAARLSRMYGREVPAYTTLLAVSHEVNEDVLRSRGADAERLGSIRRVTAERHGAIRVGTPGELRQVARVFGALGMRPVGFYDLRDTAVGALPVVSTAFRPVAEEELARNPFRVFTSMLTVSDRRFFDADLRARLTAFLAGRELFAPELLALADRAEAERELPEADAERFLDLAVRSFELSAEPIDRDWYAALERVSAVAADIGGVRATHLNHLTPRVLDIDELYRRMAERGVEMIDTIQGPPRWEGPDVLLRQTSFRAIAEPRALRAADGTVTHGALRVRFGEVEARGIALTREGRALYDRMLALVDERAADLPPADRGDIARAVWAEHLPVTEEGLAERGLGFFTYHVAQGRPRDGRPPSKLGALLRDGWVGAEPIVYEDFLPRSAAGIFRSNLNDTGARDSAQEADAYDAGRLSAAMDREVLDPFALYERQRRLSLTRVARELGLAAAPDVLRPGSP, encoded by the coding sequence ATGACGATCGCCCCGTGGCGGCTGCGCGCCGCCTTCGCCGCGCGGCTCTCCCGGATGTACGGACGTGAAGTCCCCGCCTACACCACGCTCCTGGCTGTCTCCCACGAGGTCAACGAGGACGTCCTGCGGTCCCGGGGAGCCGACGCCGAGCGCCTCGGCTCGATCCGCCGGGTCACCGCCGAGCGGCACGGCGCCATCCGCGTCGGCACTCCCGGGGAACTGCGGCAGGTCGCCCGCGTCTTCGGCGCCCTCGGCATGCGCCCGGTCGGCTTCTACGACCTGCGCGACACCGCCGTCGGCGCGCTGCCCGTCGTATCGACCGCGTTCCGGCCGGTGGCCGAGGAGGAGCTGGCCCGCAATCCGTTCCGGGTCTTCACCTCCATGCTCACGGTCTCGGACCGGCGCTTCTTCGACGCGGACCTGCGCGCACGGCTCACCGCGTTCCTCGCCGGGCGTGAGCTGTTCGCACCGGAACTGCTCGCCCTGGCCGACCGGGCCGAGGCCGAGCGGGAACTGCCCGAGGCCGACGCCGAACGCTTCCTCGACCTGGCCGTGCGGAGCTTCGAACTGTCGGCGGAGCCCATCGACAGGGACTGGTACGCCGCGCTGGAGCGGGTCTCCGCCGTCGCCGCGGACATCGGCGGCGTACGCGCCACGCACCTCAACCACCTGACCCCGCGCGTGCTGGACATCGACGAGCTCTACCGGCGGATGGCCGAGCGCGGCGTCGAGATGATCGACACGATCCAGGGGCCGCCCCGCTGGGAGGGCCCGGACGTCCTGCTGCGCCAGACGTCCTTCCGGGCGATCGCCGAGCCGAGGGCGCTGCGCGCGGCGGACGGCACGGTGACCCACGGCGCGCTGCGGGTGCGCTTCGGCGAGGTCGAGGCCCGCGGCATCGCCCTGACCCGCGAAGGCCGCGCGCTGTACGACCGGATGCTCGCCCTCGTCGACGAGCGGGCCGCGGACCTGCCGCCGGCCGACCGCGGCGACATCGCCCGCGCCGTGTGGGCGGAACATCTGCCGGTGACGGAAGAGGGGCTCGCCGAGCGGGGGCTCGGATTCTTCACCTATCACGTGGCTCAGGGGCGGCCCAGGGACGGCCGCCCGCCCTCGAAGCTCGGAGCGCTCCTGCGGGACGGCTGGGTCGGGGCCGAGCCGATCGTCTACGAGGACTTCCTGCCCCGCTCCGCCGCGGGCATCTTCCGGTCCAACCTGAACGACACCGGGGCCCGGGACAGCGCCCAGGAGGCCGACGCGTACGACGCAGGGCGGCTCTCCGCCGCCATGGACCGAGAGGTGCTCGACCCGTTCGCCCTGTACGAGCGGCAGCGGCGGCTCTCCCTCACCCGGGTCGCCCGTGAGCTGGGGCTCGCGGCCGCCCCGGACGTGCTCAGGCCTGGCTCTCCTTGA
- a CDS encoding FAD-binding oxidoreductase, with product MGTSIAFHLAEAGVRDIVVVERGALGGGSSGKPIGGVRAQFSDPLNIELGRRSLRAFRDFPRRPGARIGLDTVGYLFLLTDPRQVADFEDGVRMQNKLGVPSRMIGPEEARALCPYLSTDGLLAAAHSPADGHARPALVVQGYARAAALSGAVFASHTTVTGMDMAGDRVTAVHTDRGPVSCATVVCAAGAWSAGIGSMAGVDLPVRPLKRQLAFTVPLVPAAPRIPFTIDFASSAYFHNSDDGLLLGLADPRQPEGFDTTWTPQWLDLFRAAVRRRAPAVARMETCRGWAGLYEVTPDHNALIGRCTAVPNFLYATGFSGHGFLQAPAVGEIVRDLHLGRRPCVDVTPFGADRFRTGYANRPEAHVV from the coding sequence ATGGGGACGAGCATCGCCTTCCATCTCGCCGAGGCCGGCGTACGTGACATCGTCGTCGTCGAGCGGGGCGCCCTCGGCGGCGGCAGCTCGGGCAAGCCGATCGGCGGTGTGCGGGCGCAGTTCTCCGACCCCCTCAACATCGAGCTGGGCCGGCGGAGTCTGCGGGCCTTCCGGGACTTCCCGCGCCGCCCCGGCGCCCGCATCGGTCTCGACACCGTCGGCTACCTCTTCCTGCTGACCGACCCGCGACAGGTGGCGGACTTCGAGGACGGCGTGCGGATGCAGAACAAGCTCGGCGTCCCCAGCCGCATGATCGGCCCCGAGGAGGCCCGGGCGCTCTGCCCCTACCTCAGCACCGACGGGCTGCTCGCCGCCGCCCACTCCCCCGCCGACGGCCACGCCCGGCCCGCCCTCGTCGTCCAGGGGTACGCACGCGCCGCCGCCCTCTCCGGAGCCGTCTTCGCCTCGCACACCACGGTCACCGGCATGGACATGGCCGGCGACCGTGTCACCGCCGTGCACACGGACCGCGGGCCGGTCTCCTGTGCCACGGTCGTGTGCGCCGCGGGCGCCTGGTCAGCCGGGATCGGGTCCATGGCGGGCGTCGACCTGCCGGTGCGCCCGCTGAAGCGGCAACTCGCCTTCACGGTCCCGCTGGTGCCCGCCGCGCCCCGCATCCCGTTCACGATCGACTTCGCCTCATCGGCGTACTTCCACAACAGCGACGACGGGCTGCTCCTCGGCCTCGCCGACCCCCGGCAGCCGGAGGGCTTCGACACGACGTGGACGCCGCAGTGGCTCGACCTGTTCCGCGCGGCCGTGCGACGGCGGGCGCCCGCCGTCGCCCGCATGGAGACGTGCCGAGGCTGGGCGGGCCTGTACGAGGTCACGCCGGACCACAACGCGCTGATCGGCCGCTGTACCGCCGTGCCCAACTTCCTGTACGCCACCGGGTTCTCCGGGCACGGCTTCCTCCAGGCCCCCGCTGTGGGCGAGATCGTCCGCGATCTGCACCTGGGGCGACGCCCGTGCGTGGACGTCACCCCGTTCGGCGCGGACCGCTTCCGCACGGGGTACGCGAACCGGCCGGAAGCCCATGTGGTGTGA